The following coding sequences are from one Sciurus carolinensis chromosome 11, mSciCar1.2, whole genome shotgun sequence window:
- the Exph5 gene encoding exophilin-5 isoform X4 — MLKQPLTHRLRKGMAKNDPMELQTSRSKTLINQKKPTSVPSRPSFRSSFASLFSFRKPGKETLKLQALEQKRCDGHVGPPGSTRGTTVQAKIHSSPLENQPVDSAFVPTPAIMRVGSGMPPPWDASVLESEFFQVLDDLDSTLAQEQSASSVNSSIPLNYGSRTPFSRSYSSGNRHGTITGTHKHRYNETSNMSIYEILRPGTPREGFKTFSPRTRTICDMYRTREPRVLKEDYAQKNTLGSTSVCFESRQRSASPATRHFTARSLHFPATTQNKSRFIPSSHQQTPKRTPLSSIIWNRSDPSGDRQNQEEFLRAPSPMEMDPADQYMYPRCFQENRRYEFYHSQNVFQSASLNAHMDNAMSPDAFENSENMPFYHQDNPFARSFFSNTFRQSREQRFGQSSFWNQQKEYSPWSDFHPCREPFTSDRDFEMISIEANSVPAVHGHSIPSQHWEPFSSRYGTNLFRGQEEPHLRQPDFQSSPPESMEISPGNEDQSIPHLGTPNVYSRTGSGYHIKSSGLECRQDSSPGDVLITKEPYSFGIAQTLVSSLRNPFSQIPDEQGNSRSPNFQNSTVTLQKIIPNNPDTIPVRNHVEDTVTDSNSIDSLSLAESQPNIFVTEMNNEKNLNESILDDKQLNRMDQTNMMGEIPQPVAQTVISNPLPDSQNSLTQDSAKSNRFNFNVPTKISSKRSPRVFSRKDTSQIYTSHREKDNELKKEKSFSRNKELGSTTSFSFTQESRTPPSFLSPNQDCHQELTVGSEDISNVIKNYHWYSEPTDTQNTQTPEKPVISDTEGEQCPTTHSTNCSKLFAGNNSSSGSSVLSSGAPPDSLPSNNSFLDGLVIPSTTVFSKKSPSDKDLFLGESEEKDNASKNQNDQFAVSPSGNQKSTDSHMPIGDEVVDVVKCHSYSPFRKGKGRVRRRISCIEKLSKIETRSIPISEGNSLFEENQSNSKVSEFSTIYCTLPRKSASFLINSRQPESKIMAASIRNGPLPFQIRNNVEDPIRKYTSSKFSPGSPESMSECSKVISDSIPMAPEDTERKTCMKVIQSASVRKGPLPFLIKRAMSCPLGEPCASTGKDERKKSSVSDTDTSAVTPRPWEKMVNSLEHDSFVRDCSLTKRHHSKELSPECTEKDGETIASRTSVFSLSNEDPLPFCEDLSGKESGNTLHKFKTTSMFSVSGDEDNVKCLEVVSIYYTLPRKPSKKFCDLLQRYTQNASPLTESPQVEAETFPNDLERDEPNHSPQDQSETPSSEDLKVPVNSAQSYLSHTTENMAVLKSSNRGSSEMASVGVDVSFHKGESRTRKISPDNLAKTPLGDLQCRKEKGEKRQSETLHTSLMLQERNATKEKSESSINAGNSGPSGLPAHLEDNVENSQTTSSRECAGSGIDFIAMENGEYPQKDHTEISVDNSSSGSQPRAVRGRIETDCQKRTDKMLSDSESQVFALIPAFHKLQVVKETHSGEQDLENLESEPRGLPQGSQEVNITESRKVKDEMQKLPWDQTLLLGGSIKNKTNMDDLEKAENRSLVKHRLVATSKANRKFPTKDSSPRRHVATIFPQSGSNSGFGHLSFGNLECDPLSPESTPKSTSSTDESCLSNNVMDTEKSENTLQGITFSRETSSHSCDQKSDNISQLYQHEFQNVSESPPKHENSKDLTVAQILERESGNPTQPTFTSLREVDFSDHQKRLSPPFPLEPAQKSTTNLSLASCQQQQRSASSPERESEPHLYRSKSLKNINVLSDQPHISGPPKVRERHFSESTSIDNALSQMTLGNEFSTNAGYGRRFKSFSELPSCDENESWALYRSRTKTGPKSASSISRPIDYGIFGKEQQLAFLENVKRSLTQGRLWKPSFLKNPGFLKDDVINPSNTSESLNSNSPSSQVPKDVLFPNEPLNIYEEDPVDSDCDTDTTTDDEYYLDENDKESEL; from the coding sequence TTTTAGATGATTTGGATAGCACACTGGCTCAGGAGCAGTCTGCAAGCTCAGTGAATAGCAGCATACCCCTCAACTATGGATCAAGAACACCTTTCAGTCGTTCTTACTCCAGTGGGAACAGACATGGCACTATTACAGGAACACACAAACATCGCTACAATGAAACTTCCAATATGTCCATTTATGAAATCCTGAGACCAGGAACTCCTAGAGAAGGTTTTAAAACCTTTTCTCCTAGGACAAGGACAATTTGCGATATGTACAGGACAAGGGAGCCCAGAGTCTTAAAAGAAGATTATGCACAGAAGAATACTCTTGGTAGTACTTCTGTGTGTTTTGAAAGCAGGCAACGATCAGCCTCACCAGCCACAAGGCATTTTACAGCAAGAAGCTTACATTTTCCAGCCACAACTCAGAACAAGAGTAGATTTATACCATCAAGCCACCAGCAGACCCCAAAGAGAACTCCTTTGTCATCCATCATCTGGAATCGATCAGACCCTTCTGGAGATAGGCAGAACCAGGAAGAGTTTCTGAGGGCACCATCACCCATGGAAATGGATCCCGCTGATCAGTATATGTACCCCAGGTGTTTTCAGGAGAATAGGAGATATGAATTTTACCATTCACAGAATGTTTTCCAGAGTGCTAGTTTAAATGCCCACATGGATAATGCAATGAGTCCTGATGCATTTGAGAACTCAGAGAATATGCCATTTTACCATCAAGACAACCCATTTGCTAGGTCTTTCTTTAGCAATACCTTTAGACAAAGCAGAGAACAGAGATTTGGACAAAGTTCTTTTTGGAACCAACAGAAAGAATATTCTCCCTGGTCTGACTTTCATCCATGTAGGGAACCATTCACTTCTGACAGAGACTTTGAAATGATTTCCATTGAAGCAAATAGTGTACCAGCTGTTCATGGTCATAGTATCCCTTCTCAACACTGGGAACCATTTTCTTCTCGTTATGGAACAAATCTTTTCAGAGGCCAAGAAGAGCCACATCTTCGGCAGCCTGATTTTCAGAGTTCCCCACCAGAGAGCATGGAGATATCACCTGGTAATGAGGACCAATCCATTCCTCATTTGGGCACACCTAATGTTTACTCCAGGACTGGTTCAGGTTATCACATCAAATCTAGTGGCTTGGAATGTCGTCAGGACAGTTCTCCTGGGGATGTACTTATAACCAAAGAACCTTACTCATTTGGAATTGCTCAGACTCTAGTGTCCTCATTGAGAAATCCCTTCTCTCAGATTCCTGACGAGCAAGGGAATTCTCGGAGTCCCAACTTTCAGAATTCCACAGTGACTTTGCagaaaattattccaaataatcCAGATACCATTCCAGTAAGAAACCATGTGGAAGATACTGTGACCGATAGCAATTCAATTGATTCTCTGTCACTTGCTGAAAGTCAGCCTAATATCTTCGtcacagaaatgaataatgagaaGAACTTGAATGAATCTATTTTAGATGACAAACAACTAAACAGGATGGACCAGACAAACATGATGGGTGAAATACCCCAACCTGTTGCACAGACAGTAATCTCTAACCCTTTACCTGATTCTCAAAATTCTCTCACCCAGGACTCAGCCAAGAGCAACAGGTTTAATTTTAATGTACCTACCAAGATAAGTTCCAAAAGATCACCCAGAGTCTTTTCCAGGAAAGATACCTCCCAAATTTACACATCGCACAGAGAGAAGGACAATGAACttaaaaaagagaagagtttTTCTAGGAACAAAGAACTTGGCTCAacaacttccttttctttcactcAGGAAAGCAGAACACCACCATCTTTCCTCAGCCCAAATCAAGATTGTCATCAGGAATTAACAGTAGGTAGTGAAGATATttcaaatgttattaaaaattacCACTGGTACTCTGAACCTACAGATACTCAAAACACACAGACTCCAGAGAAGCCTGTTATTTCAGATACTGAGGGAGAACAATGTCCTACAACTCACTCAACCAACTGCAGCAAGTTGTTTGCCGGGAACAATAGCTCAAGTGGTTCTTCAGTTCTGTCATCTGGTGCACCACCAGATTCCTTACCATCAAATAACTCTTTCCTTGATGGACTTGTAATTCCTTCTACTACAGTGTTCTCCAAGAAAAGCCCTTCAGACAAAGATCTATTTCTgggagaaagtgaagaaaaagacAATGCTAGCAAGAACCAAAATGATCAGTTTGCTGTAAGCCCCTCAGGAAATCAGAAGAGTACTGATAGTCACATGCCTATAGGTGATGAAGTGGTTGATGTTGTCAAATGCCATTCATACTCTCCTTtcagaaaggggaaaggaagagtaAGGCGTCGCATATCCTGTATTGAAAAGTTAAGCAAAATAGAAACTAGATCGATACCCATAAGTGAAGGCAATAGTCTCTTTGAGGAGAATCAAAGCAATTCCAAAGTTTCTGAGTTTAGCACAATTTATTGTACCTTGCCAAGAAAATCAGCCAGTTTTCTCATAAATAGCAGACAGCCTGAAAGCAAGATAATGGCTGCTTCCATTAGGAATGGACCACTTCCAttccaaataagaaataatgtGGAAGATCCAATCAGGAAGTATACATCAAGCAAATTCAGTCCTGGTTCTCCTGAGTCAATGAGTGAATGTTCCAAAGTTATTTCAGACTCAATCCCCATGGCACCTGAAGATACAGAGAGGAAGACATGTATGAAAGTTATTCAATCTGCTTCTGTTAGAAAAGGGCCACTTCCATTCCTCATCAAGAGGGCTATGTCCTGTCCTTTAGGGGAGCCATGTGCCTCAActggaaaagatgaaagaaaaaagtcatcagTTTCAGACACAGATACTTCTGCTGTAACACCAAGGCCTTGGGAGAAAATGGTTAACTCTCTGGAACATGACTCATTTGTTAGAGATTGTTCTTTAACCAAAAGACACCATTCAAAGGAATTATCTCCAGAATGTACTGAAAAGGATGGTGAAACTATTGCCTCCAGGACGAGTGTATTTTCCCTTTCAAATGAAGATCCTTTACCTTTTTGTGAAGACTTGTCAGGAAAAGAAAGTGGGAACACATTGCATAAATTTAAGACTACTAGCATGTTTTCTGTTTCTGGTGATGAAGATAATGTAAAATGTCTTGAAGTGGTTTCAATATATTATACTCTACCAAGGAAACCCAGCAAAAAATTCTGTGACCTCCTTCAACGATATACGCAAAATGCCAGTCCACTTACAGAATCACCTCAAGTGGAAGCTGAAACATTTCCTAATGATTTAGAAAGAGATGAACCAAATCATTCTCCACAAGACCAGTCAGAAACACCTTCATCTGAAGATCTAAAGGTACCAGTCAACTCTGCTCAAAGTTATCTTTCTCACACCACTGAAAATATGGCTGTCTTAAAATCATCAAACAGGGGGTCCTCAGAAATGGCTTCTGTTGGGGTAGATGTTTCTTTTCATAAAGGAGAATCTAGGACCAGAAAGATTTCCCCAGATAACTTAGCTAAAACACCTCTAGGTGATTTACAatgcaggaaagagaaaggggaaaaaaggcaaaGTGAAACCCTGCATACCTCATTAATGCTTCAGGAAAGAAATGCTaccaaagaaaaatctgaaagttCCATTAATGCAGGGAATAGTGGTCCTTCTGGTCTCCCAGCACATTTAGAAGATAATGTTGAAAATTCCCAAACCACAAGTTCCAGGGAGTGTGCAGGGAGTGGTATAGACTTTATAGCTATGGAAAATGGAGAGTATCCTCAAAAAGATCACACAGAGATATCTGTAGATAATAGCTCCAGTGGATCACAACCTAGGGCAGTCAGAGGGAGAATTGAAACAGATTGCCAAAAAAGGACTGATAAAATGCTTtctgactcagaaagtcaagtctTTGCTTTAATTCCAGCATTCCATAAATTACAAGTAGTTAAAGAGACTCATTCAGGTGAACAAGATTTAGAGAATTTAGAGTCTGAACCCAGAGGATTACCTCAAGGAAGTCAGGAGGTGAATATAACAGAGAGCAGGAAGGTTAAAGATGAAATGCAGAAGTTACCTTGGGATCAAACTTTACTTCTTGGaggaagtattaaaaataaaaccaacatgGATGACCTAGAAAAAGCAGAGAACAGATCTTTGGTTAAACATAGATTGGTAGCCACGTctaaagcaaacagaaaattccCCACTAAGGACTCAAGTCCTAGAAGACATGTAGCTACTATCTTCCCCCAAAGTGGAAGTAACTCTGGCTTTGGCCATTTATCATTTGGCAATCTAGAATGTGACCCACTGTCTCCTGAGTCTACTCCAAAGTCCACAAGCTCCACTGATGAAAGCTGCTTGAGTAATAATGTGATGGATACGGAGAAATCTGAGAACACTCTCCAGGGTATAACATTCAGCAGAGAAACTTCTAGCCACTCCTGTGATCAGAAATCTGACAACATTTCACAACTATATCAGCATGAGTTTCAGAATGTCTCAGAATCACCACCAAAACATGAGAATTCTAAAGATTTGACAGTAGCTCAGATTTTGGAGAGAGAATCAGGAAACCCAACCCAGCCCACATTCACCAGCCTCAGGGAAGTTGACTTCTCTGACCATCAGAAGAGGCTGAGCCCTCCTTTCCCACTGGAGCCTGCCCAAAAATCTACAACAAACCTCTCACTGGCCAGTTGTCAGCAGCAACAAAGGAGTGCGTCATCTCCAGAGAGGGAATCTGAGCCACACCTCTATCGTTCAAAGAGCTTAAAGAATATCAATGTGCTAAGTGATCAGCCACACATAAGTGGGCCCCCCAAAGTCAGGGAGCGCCATTTTTCTGAAAGCACTTCTATTGACAATGCCTTGAGTCAGATGACCCTTGGGAATGAATTCTCTACCAATGCTGGATATGGCAGAAGATTCAAATCTTTTTCTGAACTTCCTTCCTGTGATGAAAATGAAAGTTGGGCTTTGTATAGAAGCAGGACCAAAACAGGTCCTAAGTCTGCATCATCTATATCCCGACCTATTGACTATGGGATTTTTGGGAAAGAACAACAGTTGGCTTTCTTGGAGAATGTAAAGAGGTCACTCACACAAGGAAGATTATGGAAACCAAGTTTTCTTAAGAATCCTGGCTTCCTGAAGGATGATGTAATTAACCCTTCCAACACATCAGAGTCATTAAACTCAAATTCTCCTAGCAGTCAGGTGCCAAAAGATGTCTTATTTCCAAATGAACCACTTAATATATATGAGGAGGATCCAGTAGACTCAGATTGTGACACAGACACTACCACAGATGACGAATACTACCTGGATGAAAATGACAAAGAGTCAGAACTGtga
- the Exph5 gene encoding exophilin-5 isoform X5, whose amino-acid sequence MRVGSGMPPPWDASVLESEFFQVLDDLDSTLAQEQSASSVNSSIPLNYGSRTPFSRSYSSGNRHGTITGTHKHRYNETSNMSIYEILRPGTPREGFKTFSPRTRTICDMYRTREPRVLKEDYAQKNTLGSTSVCFESRQRSASPATRHFTARSLHFPATTQNKSRFIPSSHQQTPKRTPLSSIIWNRSDPSGDRQNQEEFLRAPSPMEMDPADQYMYPRCFQENRRYEFYHSQNVFQSASLNAHMDNAMSPDAFENSENMPFYHQDNPFARSFFSNTFRQSREQRFGQSSFWNQQKEYSPWSDFHPCREPFTSDRDFEMISIEANSVPAVHGHSIPSQHWEPFSSRYGTNLFRGQEEPHLRQPDFQSSPPESMEISPGNEDQSIPHLGTPNVYSRTGSGYHIKSSGLECRQDSSPGDVLITKEPYSFGIAQTLVSSLRNPFSQIPDEQGNSRSPNFQNSTVTLQKIIPNNPDTIPVRNHVEDTVTDSNSIDSLSLAESQPNIFVTEMNNEKNLNESILDDKQLNRMDQTNMMGEIPQPVAQTVISNPLPDSQNSLTQDSAKSNRFNFNVPTKISSKRSPRVFSRKDTSQIYTSHREKDNELKKEKSFSRNKELGSTTSFSFTQESRTPPSFLSPNQDCHQELTVGSEDISNVIKNYHWYSEPTDTQNTQTPEKPVISDTEGEQCPTTHSTNCSKLFAGNNSSSGSSVLSSGAPPDSLPSNNSFLDGLVIPSTTVFSKKSPSDKDLFLGESEEKDNASKNQNDQFAVSPSGNQKSTDSHMPIGDEVVDVVKCHSYSPFRKGKGRVRRRISCIEKLSKIETRSIPISEGNSLFEENQSNSKVSEFSTIYCTLPRKSASFLINSRQPESKIMAASIRNGPLPFQIRNNVEDPIRKYTSSKFSPGSPESMSECSKVISDSIPMAPEDTERKTCMKVIQSASVRKGPLPFLIKRAMSCPLGEPCASTGKDERKKSSVSDTDTSAVTPRPWEKMVNSLEHDSFVRDCSLTKRHHSKELSPECTEKDGETIASRTSVFSLSNEDPLPFCEDLSGKESGNTLHKFKTTSMFSVSGDEDNVKCLEVVSIYYTLPRKPSKKFCDLLQRYTQNASPLTESPQVEAETFPNDLERDEPNHSPQDQSETPSSEDLKVPVNSAQSYLSHTTENMAVLKSSNRGSSEMASVGVDVSFHKGESRTRKISPDNLAKTPLGDLQCRKEKGEKRQSETLHTSLMLQERNATKEKSESSINAGNSGPSGLPAHLEDNVENSQTTSSRECAGSGIDFIAMENGEYPQKDHTEISVDNSSSGSQPRAVRGRIETDCQKRTDKMLSDSESQVFALIPAFHKLQVVKETHSGEQDLENLESEPRGLPQGSQEVNITESRKVKDEMQKLPWDQTLLLGGSIKNKTNMDDLEKAENRSLVKHRLVATSKANRKFPTKDSSPRRHVATIFPQSGSNSGFGHLSFGNLECDPLSPESTPKSTSSTDESCLSNNVMDTEKSENTLQGITFSRETSSHSCDQKSDNISQLYQHEFQNVSESPPKHENSKDLTVAQILERESGNPTQPTFTSLREVDFSDHQKRLSPPFPLEPAQKSTTNLSLASCQQQQRSASSPERESEPHLYRSKSLKNINVLSDQPHISGPPKVRERHFSESTSIDNALSQMTLGNEFSTNAGYGRRFKSFSELPSCDENESWALYRSRTKTGPKSASSISRPIDYGIFGKEQQLAFLENVKRSLTQGRLWKPSFLKNPGFLKDDVINPSNTSESLNSNSPSSQVPKDVLFPNEPLNIYEEDPVDSDCDTDTTTDDEYYLDENDKESEL is encoded by the coding sequence TTTTAGATGATTTGGATAGCACACTGGCTCAGGAGCAGTCTGCAAGCTCAGTGAATAGCAGCATACCCCTCAACTATGGATCAAGAACACCTTTCAGTCGTTCTTACTCCAGTGGGAACAGACATGGCACTATTACAGGAACACACAAACATCGCTACAATGAAACTTCCAATATGTCCATTTATGAAATCCTGAGACCAGGAACTCCTAGAGAAGGTTTTAAAACCTTTTCTCCTAGGACAAGGACAATTTGCGATATGTACAGGACAAGGGAGCCCAGAGTCTTAAAAGAAGATTATGCACAGAAGAATACTCTTGGTAGTACTTCTGTGTGTTTTGAAAGCAGGCAACGATCAGCCTCACCAGCCACAAGGCATTTTACAGCAAGAAGCTTACATTTTCCAGCCACAACTCAGAACAAGAGTAGATTTATACCATCAAGCCACCAGCAGACCCCAAAGAGAACTCCTTTGTCATCCATCATCTGGAATCGATCAGACCCTTCTGGAGATAGGCAGAACCAGGAAGAGTTTCTGAGGGCACCATCACCCATGGAAATGGATCCCGCTGATCAGTATATGTACCCCAGGTGTTTTCAGGAGAATAGGAGATATGAATTTTACCATTCACAGAATGTTTTCCAGAGTGCTAGTTTAAATGCCCACATGGATAATGCAATGAGTCCTGATGCATTTGAGAACTCAGAGAATATGCCATTTTACCATCAAGACAACCCATTTGCTAGGTCTTTCTTTAGCAATACCTTTAGACAAAGCAGAGAACAGAGATTTGGACAAAGTTCTTTTTGGAACCAACAGAAAGAATATTCTCCCTGGTCTGACTTTCATCCATGTAGGGAACCATTCACTTCTGACAGAGACTTTGAAATGATTTCCATTGAAGCAAATAGTGTACCAGCTGTTCATGGTCATAGTATCCCTTCTCAACACTGGGAACCATTTTCTTCTCGTTATGGAACAAATCTTTTCAGAGGCCAAGAAGAGCCACATCTTCGGCAGCCTGATTTTCAGAGTTCCCCACCAGAGAGCATGGAGATATCACCTGGTAATGAGGACCAATCCATTCCTCATTTGGGCACACCTAATGTTTACTCCAGGACTGGTTCAGGTTATCACATCAAATCTAGTGGCTTGGAATGTCGTCAGGACAGTTCTCCTGGGGATGTACTTATAACCAAAGAACCTTACTCATTTGGAATTGCTCAGACTCTAGTGTCCTCATTGAGAAATCCCTTCTCTCAGATTCCTGACGAGCAAGGGAATTCTCGGAGTCCCAACTTTCAGAATTCCACAGTGACTTTGCagaaaattattccaaataatcCAGATACCATTCCAGTAAGAAACCATGTGGAAGATACTGTGACCGATAGCAATTCAATTGATTCTCTGTCACTTGCTGAAAGTCAGCCTAATATCTTCGtcacagaaatgaataatgagaaGAACTTGAATGAATCTATTTTAGATGACAAACAACTAAACAGGATGGACCAGACAAACATGATGGGTGAAATACCCCAACCTGTTGCACAGACAGTAATCTCTAACCCTTTACCTGATTCTCAAAATTCTCTCACCCAGGACTCAGCCAAGAGCAACAGGTTTAATTTTAATGTACCTACCAAGATAAGTTCCAAAAGATCACCCAGAGTCTTTTCCAGGAAAGATACCTCCCAAATTTACACATCGCACAGAGAGAAGGACAATGAACttaaaaaagagaagagtttTTCTAGGAACAAAGAACTTGGCTCAacaacttccttttctttcactcAGGAAAGCAGAACACCACCATCTTTCCTCAGCCCAAATCAAGATTGTCATCAGGAATTAACAGTAGGTAGTGAAGATATttcaaatgttattaaaaattacCACTGGTACTCTGAACCTACAGATACTCAAAACACACAGACTCCAGAGAAGCCTGTTATTTCAGATACTGAGGGAGAACAATGTCCTACAACTCACTCAACCAACTGCAGCAAGTTGTTTGCCGGGAACAATAGCTCAAGTGGTTCTTCAGTTCTGTCATCTGGTGCACCACCAGATTCCTTACCATCAAATAACTCTTTCCTTGATGGACTTGTAATTCCTTCTACTACAGTGTTCTCCAAGAAAAGCCCTTCAGACAAAGATCTATTTCTgggagaaagtgaagaaaaagacAATGCTAGCAAGAACCAAAATGATCAGTTTGCTGTAAGCCCCTCAGGAAATCAGAAGAGTACTGATAGTCACATGCCTATAGGTGATGAAGTGGTTGATGTTGTCAAATGCCATTCATACTCTCCTTtcagaaaggggaaaggaagagtaAGGCGTCGCATATCCTGTATTGAAAAGTTAAGCAAAATAGAAACTAGATCGATACCCATAAGTGAAGGCAATAGTCTCTTTGAGGAGAATCAAAGCAATTCCAAAGTTTCTGAGTTTAGCACAATTTATTGTACCTTGCCAAGAAAATCAGCCAGTTTTCTCATAAATAGCAGACAGCCTGAAAGCAAGATAATGGCTGCTTCCATTAGGAATGGACCACTTCCAttccaaataagaaataatgtGGAAGATCCAATCAGGAAGTATACATCAAGCAAATTCAGTCCTGGTTCTCCTGAGTCAATGAGTGAATGTTCCAAAGTTATTTCAGACTCAATCCCCATGGCACCTGAAGATACAGAGAGGAAGACATGTATGAAAGTTATTCAATCTGCTTCTGTTAGAAAAGGGCCACTTCCATTCCTCATCAAGAGGGCTATGTCCTGTCCTTTAGGGGAGCCATGTGCCTCAActggaaaagatgaaagaaaaaagtcatcagTTTCAGACACAGATACTTCTGCTGTAACACCAAGGCCTTGGGAGAAAATGGTTAACTCTCTGGAACATGACTCATTTGTTAGAGATTGTTCTTTAACCAAAAGACACCATTCAAAGGAATTATCTCCAGAATGTACTGAAAAGGATGGTGAAACTATTGCCTCCAGGACGAGTGTATTTTCCCTTTCAAATGAAGATCCTTTACCTTTTTGTGAAGACTTGTCAGGAAAAGAAAGTGGGAACACATTGCATAAATTTAAGACTACTAGCATGTTTTCTGTTTCTGGTGATGAAGATAATGTAAAATGTCTTGAAGTGGTTTCAATATATTATACTCTACCAAGGAAACCCAGCAAAAAATTCTGTGACCTCCTTCAACGATATACGCAAAATGCCAGTCCACTTACAGAATCACCTCAAGTGGAAGCTGAAACATTTCCTAATGATTTAGAAAGAGATGAACCAAATCATTCTCCACAAGACCAGTCAGAAACACCTTCATCTGAAGATCTAAAGGTACCAGTCAACTCTGCTCAAAGTTATCTTTCTCACACCACTGAAAATATGGCTGTCTTAAAATCATCAAACAGGGGGTCCTCAGAAATGGCTTCTGTTGGGGTAGATGTTTCTTTTCATAAAGGAGAATCTAGGACCAGAAAGATTTCCCCAGATAACTTAGCTAAAACACCTCTAGGTGATTTACAatgcaggaaagagaaaggggaaaaaaggcaaaGTGAAACCCTGCATACCTCATTAATGCTTCAGGAAAGAAATGCTaccaaagaaaaatctgaaagttCCATTAATGCAGGGAATAGTGGTCCTTCTGGTCTCCCAGCACATTTAGAAGATAATGTTGAAAATTCCCAAACCACAAGTTCCAGGGAGTGTGCAGGGAGTGGTATAGACTTTATAGCTATGGAAAATGGAGAGTATCCTCAAAAAGATCACACAGAGATATCTGTAGATAATAGCTCCAGTGGATCACAACCTAGGGCAGTCAGAGGGAGAATTGAAACAGATTGCCAAAAAAGGACTGATAAAATGCTTtctgactcagaaagtcaagtctTTGCTTTAATTCCAGCATTCCATAAATTACAAGTAGTTAAAGAGACTCATTCAGGTGAACAAGATTTAGAGAATTTAGAGTCTGAACCCAGAGGATTACCTCAAGGAAGTCAGGAGGTGAATATAACAGAGAGCAGGAAGGTTAAAGATGAAATGCAGAAGTTACCTTGGGATCAAACTTTACTTCTTGGaggaagtattaaaaataaaaccaacatgGATGACCTAGAAAAAGCAGAGAACAGATCTTTGGTTAAACATAGATTGGTAGCCACGTctaaagcaaacagaaaattccCCACTAAGGACTCAAGTCCTAGAAGACATGTAGCTACTATCTTCCCCCAAAGTGGAAGTAACTCTGGCTTTGGCCATTTATCATTTGGCAATCTAGAATGTGACCCACTGTCTCCTGAGTCTACTCCAAAGTCCACAAGCTCCACTGATGAAAGCTGCTTGAGTAATAATGTGATGGATACGGAGAAATCTGAGAACACTCTCCAGGGTATAACATTCAGCAGAGAAACTTCTAGCCACTCCTGTGATCAGAAATCTGACAACATTTCACAACTATATCAGCATGAGTTTCAGAATGTCTCAGAATCACCACCAAAACATGAGAATTCTAAAGATTTGACAGTAGCTCAGATTTTGGAGAGAGAATCAGGAAACCCAACCCAGCCCACATTCACCAGCCTCAGGGAAGTTGACTTCTCTGACCATCAGAAGAGGCTGAGCCCTCCTTTCCCACTGGAGCCTGCCCAAAAATCTACAACAAACCTCTCACTGGCCAGTTGTCAGCAGCAACAAAGGAGTGCGTCATCTCCAGAGAGGGAATCTGAGCCACACCTCTATCGTTCAAAGAGCTTAAAGAATATCAATGTGCTAAGTGATCAGCCACACATAAGTGGGCCCCCCAAAGTCAGGGAGCGCCATTTTTCTGAAAGCACTTCTATTGACAATGCCTTGAGTCAGATGACCCTTGGGAATGAATTCTCTACCAATGCTGGATATGGCAGAAGATTCAAATCTTTTTCTGAACTTCCTTCCTGTGATGAAAATGAAAGTTGGGCTTTGTATAGAAGCAGGACCAAAACAGGTCCTAAGTCTGCATCATCTATATCCCGACCTATTGACTATGGGATTTTTGGGAAAGAACAACAGTTGGCTTTCTTGGAGAATGTAAAGAGGTCACTCACACAAGGAAGATTATGGAAACCAAGTTTTCTTAAGAATCCTGGCTTCCTGAAGGATGATGTAATTAACCCTTCCAACACATCAGAGTCATTAAACTCAAATTCTCCTAGCAGTCAGGTGCCAAAAGATGTCTTATTTCCAAATGAACCACTTAATATATATGAGGAGGATCCAGTAGACTCAGATTGTGACACAGACACTACCACAGATGACGAATACTACCTGGATGAAAATGACAAAGAGTCAGAACTGtga